Proteins from a single region of Sporosarcina sp. P33:
- a CDS encoding DUF1189 family protein, giving the protein MKFHQLFKASLHEPKKLAAFRLLPIGKVIQYIFVFIFLYTGVSFLQFVLGDHILFQSSPELAEIGETIGLLIYPIAFVLQLVIITSYLFIRISIFAIIGVLLLKVLHRRGEFRFMWRTAAIAATLPILLTMAFEFVPSMQSYSLWIASLVHLFYVYRAAVYYPKKPR; this is encoded by the coding sequence GTGAAATTCCATCAGCTCTTCAAAGCTTCATTGCACGAACCGAAAAAGCTTGCTGCATTCCGTCTGCTGCCAATCGGTAAAGTTATTCAATACATATTTGTATTTATCTTTCTTTACACCGGTGTATCATTTCTGCAGTTTGTACTCGGCGACCACATCCTGTTTCAATCGTCTCCTGAACTGGCGGAAATTGGCGAAACCATCGGATTGCTGATTTATCCAATCGCATTCGTACTGCAATTGGTTATTATCACGTCGTATTTATTTATTCGCATCAGTATATTTGCTATTATAGGAGTATTGCTATTAAAAGTATTACATCGCCGGGGCGAGTTCCGATTTATGTGGCGCACAGCAGCAATTGCCGCTACACTGCCCATCCTGCTGACGATGGCATTTGAATTTGTGCCGTCCATGCAGTCATACAGCCTGTGGATCGCATCACTTGTGCATTTGTTTTATGTGTACCGGGCCGCAGTCTATTATCCAAAGAAGCCGAGATGA